In a genomic window of Mucilaginibacter sp. KACC 22063:
- a CDS encoding T9SS type A sorting domain-containing protein, with product MRQKFTYHFLWTLTLAIAISINFAFSADKTFANDTAYIRIKNKPATKQSYLKGFHFSFPSLKTIINPSSAKAGMAKPEDNKLLSNVQIFPNPITDQINLKYTISRNSTVTIRIMDVLGNSVLTLLSQHMEQGDRTFSYNLNKQLSSGFYFVRVTVGTESIIKRISVL from the coding sequence ATGAGGCAAAAATTTACTTATCATTTTTTATGGACATTGACACTCGCAATAGCGATATCGATTAATTTTGCCTTTTCCGCAGATAAAACATTTGCTAATGATACAGCTTACATCCGTATCAAAAACAAACCGGCTACCAAGCAATCATATCTTAAAGGTTTTCACTTCAGCTTCCCTTCGTTAAAAACTATTATCAACCCGTCATCAGCAAAAGCGGGTATGGCTAAACCTGAAGATAATAAGCTGTTAAGTAACGTACAGATATTCCCCAACCCTATTACTGATCAGATCAATCTGAAATACACCATCTCACGTAACTCTACCGTTACCATCCGTATAATGGATGTATTAGGTAATAGTGTGCTTACCCTGTTATCGCAGCATATGGAACAGGGCGACCGGACATTTTCTTACAACCTTAATAAGCAGCTAAGCAGCGGCTTTTACTTTGTAAGGGTGACCGTTGGTACCGAGTCTATTATTAAGCGTATTTCCGTACTTTAA
- a CDS encoding M23 family metallopeptidase yields MIKSTLCALLMSVLCVFGSKAQDQPIQVKQYPKDIFRYSLDLPPSTAGSFGELRPNHFHSGLDFRTNQREGYPVHATYMGYVSRLRVQFGGFGNAVYITHPNGFTSVYGHLQRFSPEIERVVKAYQLEHQKDIVDFNLGPFQLPVATGQVIALSGNTGGSAGPHLHFELRDSNTEETVNPQLFGLTIPDHIPPAIWGMAVYHLNGEPFSEHTPRSDFGVAGANGNYHLTNPQVITVGHEAGFGISCDDRNSASANHNGIYSLELKLDGTTVYTYAVERFAFDQTHAINAYIDYPAYQISRRFIQKCFVLPGAKITLYPQSINRGIIKLNDDEVHDLQYVLKDVAGNTSTLSVKIKAGPEEKTYTPPAGSTRFKYDQTNTFVNGNIKVVIPQGNLYDDLDFTFATLPRHTGAYSATYRLHNRLTPIHDSFEVWIKPDSTIGRLADKAVIFSTTNGAQGGTYEDGYVKGHASGFGEFYVRIDTVAPVIRAINLIKGGSMAGKRAISFRMSDNLSGIQSYIGKIDGKFVLMQWDYKTKILNYFFDDQVGAGKHTIELTVTDNKNNQAVYNAEFYR; encoded by the coding sequence ATGATCAAATCTACCTTATGTGCTTTGCTGATGTCCGTACTGTGCGTTTTTGGCAGTAAGGCACAAGATCAACCAATACAGGTTAAACAATATCCTAAAGACATTTTCCGCTACTCGCTTGACCTGCCGCCAAGTACAGCTGGGTCATTCGGCGAACTGAGGCCAAACCACTTCCACTCCGGTTTAGACTTCCGCACCAATCAGCGTGAAGGCTACCCGGTACATGCTACTTACATGGGTTATGTATCCAGGTTGCGTGTACAATTCGGTGGCTTTGGTAATGCTGTTTACATTACGCACCCCAATGGCTTTACTTCTGTTTATGGGCACTTGCAAAGGTTTTCGCCCGAGATTGAACGCGTAGTAAAAGCTTACCAGTTAGAGCATCAAAAAGATATTGTTGATTTTAATCTTGGACCATTCCAGCTGCCTGTAGCCACCGGTCAGGTAATTGCATTATCTGGCAACACAGGTGGATCAGCCGGGCCGCATTTGCATTTTGAGCTACGCGATTCCAATACAGAAGAAACTGTAAATCCGCAATTATTCGGGCTGACGATACCAGACCATATCCCACCTGCCATATGGGGAATGGCCGTTTATCATTTGAACGGTGAACCATTCAGCGAGCATACGCCCCGGTCTGACTTTGGAGTTGCAGGAGCCAATGGTAATTACCATTTAACCAACCCGCAGGTAATTACTGTAGGTCACGAAGCCGGTTTCGGTATCAGCTGTGACGACCGTAACAGCGCATCTGCGAATCATAATGGCATTTACTCGCTCGAGTTAAAGTTAGATGGTACTACCGTTTACACTTATGCCGTTGAGCGTTTTGCTTTTGACCAGACACATGCCATCAATGCTTATATCGACTATCCGGCATATCAAATCTCCAGGCGTTTCATTCAGAAATGCTTTGTTTTACCCGGCGCTAAAATTACGCTGTATCCGCAATCGATCAATCGTGGCATCATTAAACTAAATGACGATGAAGTGCACGACCTGCAATATGTACTTAAAGATGTAGCCGGTAATACAAGTACTTTATCAGTAAAAATAAAGGCAGGACCGGAAGAAAAGACCTATACGCCGCCTGCTGGCAGTACACGCTTTAAGTATGACCAAACCAATACCTTCGTAAACGGCAACATTAAGGTAGTTATCCCCCAGGGTAATCTTTATGATGATCTGGATTTTACATTTGCCACATTACCACGCCATACAGGCGCTTACTCGGCTACCTATCGCCTGCATAACCGGTTAACACCGATACACGATAGCTTTGAGGTTTGGATTAAACCAGATAGTACCATTGGCCGACTTGCCGATAAGGCCGTGATCTTCAGTACTACGAACGGCGCACAGGGCGGCACTTACGAAGATGGTTATGTAAAAGGCCATGCATCCGGCTTTGGCGAATTTTACGTAAGGATAGATACCGTAGCGCCGGTAATCCGAGCTATAAATCTTATAAAAGGTGGCAGCATGGCTGGCAAAAGAGCAATCTCATTCCGCATGAGCGATAATTTATCGGGCATACAATCATACATCGGTAAAATTGATGGCAAGTTTGTACTGATGCAATGGGATTATAAAACAAAAATACTTAATTACTTCTTTGATGATCAGGTTGGTGCGGGCAAGCATACGATTGAACTTACCGTTACCGACAATAAAAACAACCAGGCTGTTTACAACGCAGAATTTTACAGATAA
- a CDS encoding KUP/HAK/KT family potassium transporter, with amino-acid sequence MTHHKDLQRLTAAGVLISLGIIYGDIGTSPLYVFKAIVGKQNISELLVLGGVSLIFWTLTLQTTIKYVVITLKADNKGEGGIFSLFSLVRRKAKWLIVPAVLGGCALLADGIITPPITISSAIEGLRTYYPTLPTVTIVIVIIAVLFFIQQFGTSLVGKAFGPIMFLWFTMMGVLGVTYIVQEPWIIKALSPHYAVMLLSSIPLSESFIILGAVFLCTTGAEALYSDLGHCGRANIRVSWVYVKLCLVLNYLGQAVWLLQRNGQQLDLNIQNPFYQIMPSWFLIYGISIATIAAIIASQALISGSFTLIAEAVRLNLWPKVKINYPSEQKGQLYVPSVNWLLAAGCIGVVLLFRASDRMEAAYGLSITVAMLMTTILVSKFLRRRKYPTYVIAIFLVVYLSIEGTFLFGNLVKFIHGGWFTLSVGLVLFIVMWSWHTARKIRNRYVKFVEIEDYFGIIKELSDDASVPKYASQLVYLTSANFNSEVESKIIYSILQKQPKRADVYWLVHVDVMDEPYTREYEVDFLVPNKLIRIDFKLGFRVEQQINLLFRKVVEDLVKRGEVDITSKYDSLNKHKIVGDFRFVVIEKVVSRSHYLSFYEKGIMALYQYLKKISLSEERNFGLDLSFVTIEKVPLMLADPETVQIHRIK; translated from the coding sequence GTGACACATCACAAAGATTTACAAAGGCTAACCGCCGCTGGTGTTCTTATCAGTCTGGGTATAATTTACGGTGACATCGGAACTTCCCCGTTATACGTTTTCAAAGCAATAGTAGGTAAACAAAACATTTCTGAGTTACTGGTACTTGGCGGTGTATCGCTTATTTTCTGGACACTAACCCTACAAACCACTATAAAATACGTTGTTATTACGCTTAAAGCGGATAACAAGGGCGAAGGGGGGATATTCTCGCTTTTTTCGCTGGTAAGAAGAAAGGCAAAATGGTTAATTGTGCCTGCAGTGTTGGGCGGTTGCGCCCTGCTTGCTGATGGTATTATTACACCGCCTATTACCATATCATCCGCAATAGAAGGCTTGCGTACTTATTACCCAACCTTACCAACGGTTACTATCGTAATTGTTATTATAGCGGTGTTATTCTTTATACAGCAGTTTGGTACATCGCTGGTGGGCAAGGCATTCGGGCCTATCATGTTTTTATGGTTTACCATGATGGGTGTTTTAGGTGTTACCTACATTGTGCAAGAGCCGTGGATCATAAAGGCGCTTAGCCCTCACTATGCGGTTATGCTGCTTAGTTCTATACCGCTTTCAGAATCGTTTATCATACTTGGTGCAGTATTCTTATGTACCACAGGTGCCGAGGCATTATATTCAGACCTTGGGCATTGCGGCCGTGCAAACATCCGCGTAAGCTGGGTATATGTTAAGCTTTGCCTTGTACTTAACTACCTGGGGCAGGCTGTGTGGCTTTTACAACGTAACGGTCAGCAGCTTGATCTTAATATTCAGAACCCGTTTTACCAGATCATGCCGTCGTGGTTTTTGATCTACGGTATCAGTATTGCAACCATCGCAGCTATTATTGCCAGTCAGGCTTTAATTTCGGGTTCATTTACGTTAATAGCCGAGGCTGTACGCCTTAACCTTTGGCCAAAAGTTAAGATCAATTATCCGTCTGAGCAAAAGGGGCAATTATACGTGCCAAGTGTGAACTGGCTGCTGGCAGCAGGTTGTATCGGTGTGGTATTGTTATTCCGTGCATCAGACAGGATGGAAGCTGCCTACGGTTTAAGTATTACCGTAGCCATGCTGATGACCACTATTCTGGTATCCAAGTTTTTGCGCAGAAGGAAATATCCCACTTATGTTATAGCCATATTCCTGGTGGTATACCTTTCCATAGAAGGTACCTTCCTTTTTGGTAACCTGGTTAAATTTATACATGGCGGCTGGTTTACATTATCTGTAGGCCTGGTGCTGTTTATTGTAATGTGGAGCTGGCACACCGCCCGTAAAATCCGTAACCGATATGTTAAATTTGTTGAGATAGAAGATTATTTCGGCATTATCAAAGAACTTAGCGATGATGCAAGTGTCCCTAAATATGCTTCGCAATTGGTATACCTTACCAGCGCTAATTTCAACTCAGAGGTTGAATCGAAAATCATTTATTCCATACTGCAAAAGCAGCCTAAGCGCGCAGATGTTTATTGGCTGGTACACGTGGATGTAATGGACGAGCCTTATACCAGGGAATACGAAGTAGATTTCTTAGTGCCCAACAAACTGATCCGTATTGATTTTAAATTAGGTTTCAGGGTGGAGCAGCAAATCAACCTGCTTTTCCGTAAAGTGGTTGAGGACTTGGTGAAAAGGGGAGAAGTGGATATCACCAGTAAATATGACTCGTTGAACAAGCATAAAATAGTTGGCGACTTCCGTTTTGTGGTAATTGAAAAAGTGGTATCGCGGTCGCATTACCTTTCCTTTTACGAAAAAGGTATTATGGCACTATACCAATACCTTAAAAAGATCAGCTTATCTGAAGAACGTAACTTCGGGTTGGATCTTAGTTTTGTTACTATCGAGAAAGTGCCTTTAATGCTGGCAGACCCCGAAACGGTACAAATACACCGTATAAAGTAG
- a CDS encoding EamA family transporter, which produces MWWIYALLSALFAALTAIFAKLGIKNVNSDLATAIRTAVILVIAWGIAIVRGEAAGIGQLNKTNWLFLVLSGCATGLSWIFYFKALQMGKVSQVAPVDKLSVALAIILSVVFLKEQLTWKTAVGASLIITGTIVLIF; this is translated from the coding sequence ATGTGGTGGATATATGCACTGCTGTCGGCACTGTTTGCCGCTTTAACAGCCATTTTTGCAAAGCTTGGAATCAAGAATGTTAACTCAGATCTGGCCACTGCCATACGCACAGCAGTGATACTGGTGATTGCATGGGGAATAGCCATTGTGAGGGGAGAGGCTGCTGGTATAGGTCAGCTGAATAAAACTAACTGGCTTTTCCTGGTACTTTCGGGTTGTGCAACGGGCCTTTCGTGGATATTTTATTTTAAGGCTTTGCAAATGGGAAAGGTATCACAGGTAGCGCCTGTAGATAAGCTGAGCGTTGCCTTAGCCATTATATTATCGGTTGTGTTTTTGAAAGAACAACTGACATGGAAAACAGCAGTGGGCGCATCATTGATTATTACAGGCACTATTGTGCTGATCTTTTAA
- the bcp gene encoding thioredoxin-dependent thiol peroxidase encodes MTTLTEGTKAPDFTAKDQNGNNVSLSDFKGKTVILYFYPKDDTPGCTAEACSFRDNYQYLTGEGYEVIGVSVDDEKSHKKFETKYSLPFTLIADTDHAIVEAYGVWVEKNMYGKKYMGVNRSTFIIDGDGVISHIIGKVDTKNSSQQVLDLLKK; translated from the coding sequence ATGACAACACTAACCGAAGGCACCAAAGCACCAGACTTTACCGCCAAAGATCAAAACGGAAACAACGTTTCTTTATCAGATTTTAAAGGTAAAACCGTCATCCTTTATTTTTACCCGAAAGATGACACCCCCGGCTGTACAGCCGAAGCATGCAGTTTCAGAGATAACTATCAGTATTTAACAGGAGAAGGCTACGAGGTAATTGGCGTAAGCGTTGACGATGAAAAATCGCACAAAAAATTTGAGACCAAATACAGCTTACCTTTTACCCTGATTGCCGATACTGACCATGCTATTGTTGAAGCATATGGCGTTTGGGTTGAGAAAAACATGTACGGTAAAAAATATATGGGTGTTAACCGTTCAACTTTTATCATTGACGGCGATGGCGTGATCTCGCACATCATTGGCAAGGTTGACACCAAAAATTCATCTCAGCAGGTGCTTGATCTTTTAAAGAAATAA
- a CDS encoding TonB-dependent receptor: protein MNKYFLLGILLIAFTIAKGQNKASIKGRIIDSLNRTPVEFATVAALEQRDTTSKLISYTLSDKNGAFTLHNLPENKPVKLLISYVAYEAYRKIFTFKNAEVKDLGDIEMIAKQLKEVVIKGERLPVTTRKDTIVFDAEAFKTRPNAVVEDLLKKLPGVEVDQDGKITVMAKAVSKVLVDGHRFFPSDIRMATKNIDADMISKVEVYDDREDDPDHLIPQSQVNKVINLRFKKLLKKSIFGKAYAGAGTGDHYQGGGLLNMFRDTLQVSLLGYSNNLNNTGFDYSDLYAQGGLNRGGSQTFGQGGFFGGGSGKQTATAAGVNINTDYGKKLQINFAYLLRHVKTSNYTVNNRQQLLGDTTAVTQSINNGSNVLNSHAFSSTFRLKPSDATLITYYPSVNITQNSGINSNTSNSYSNFINPINNAVSGSNTSGNSFQFQHSFNYNHQFNNKGESIDIDHTLNLSPNRNDSYSIDDLTSYVATLPSYSLHRLAQSKSQSTNANVNLRYRYPVIKKLILQVDASTEYSKELNRLLNFNYNPVTGNYDSLLVDQSSDLTRKRWTNVVSPGITYEFAKNVRIDAHLDLQSQLINNAFGRNSADVDRHYFFLLPRINLNINNFYVAYSKSAQLPNIGDMVPYSVVFSPVYSVTGNPDLKATTQNYFSLGYNKYNFESGISYSGNARFSYEQNGVFRQRTVDADLVETSTPINKSGRYTYGANFYVSKRFKKKADLQVSATTNAGFNSSHNFFVLNRQNGYQDNFNFNISESLIINYKDVVQIEPRYTVSEIYTKYTGVDYPSQNYISHYGSAHFNFTFPYKLNLDGDYAYKYNPMVAPGFQKNSNLLNLSLARQLLKKDRGEIRLSCYDIFNQNISTSRSINENVITDTQAQIIKRYFMLTLQYKFNKSVTK from the coding sequence ATGAATAAATACTTTCTTCTCGGGATATTACTAATAGCTTTTACAATTGCTAAGGGGCAAAACAAGGCTTCAATAAAAGGCAGAATTATTGATTCGCTTAACCGTACACCTGTAGAATTTGCAACGGTGGCCGCGCTTGAACAACGCGACACCACTTCTAAACTTATTTCTTACACCTTGAGCGACAAGAACGGCGCTTTTACCTTACATAATCTTCCGGAAAATAAGCCAGTTAAACTGCTGATCTCATACGTGGCTTACGAGGCGTATCGTAAGATATTTACTTTTAAAAACGCAGAGGTTAAAGATCTGGGTGATATAGAAATGATTGCCAAGCAACTGAAAGAAGTTGTTATTAAAGGCGAACGATTACCGGTTACTACAAGGAAAGATACCATTGTTTTTGATGCCGAAGCTTTTAAAACCAGGCCAAACGCCGTGGTTGAAGACTTGCTTAAAAAGCTGCCGGGAGTAGAGGTTGACCAGGACGGGAAAATTACCGTGATGGCTAAGGCTGTAAGTAAGGTGCTGGTTGACGGGCACCGATTTTTTCCGAGTGATATACGCATGGCTACCAAAAATATTGATGCGGACATGATCTCAAAAGTTGAAGTTTATGACGACCGCGAAGACGATCCGGATCATTTGATCCCGCAGTCGCAAGTGAACAAGGTGATCAACCTTAGATTTAAGAAGCTACTGAAGAAAAGTATTTTTGGTAAGGCCTATGCCGGTGCAGGTACCGGCGACCATTACCAGGGTGGGGGGCTGCTAAATATGTTCAGGGATACCTTGCAGGTAAGTTTGCTGGGCTATTCAAATAATCTGAATAATACCGGGTTTGATTATAGCGACTTGTATGCCCAGGGTGGTTTAAACCGCGGAGGTTCCCAAACATTTGGGCAGGGCGGTTTTTTTGGAGGCGGATCTGGCAAACAAACAGCAACGGCAGCGGGTGTAAACATTAATACCGACTATGGCAAAAAGCTGCAGATCAATTTTGCCTATTTATTAAGGCATGTTAAAACAAGCAATTATACGGTTAACAACAGGCAGCAGCTATTAGGTGACACAACGGCTGTAACCCAATCAATAAACAACGGTAGTAACGTTTTAAACAGTCACGCTTTTAGCAGTACATTCAGGTTGAAGCCCAGCGATGCAACGCTGATCACTTATTACCCTTCTGTAAATATTACTCAAAATTCAGGAATTAACAGTAACACCAGTAATAGCTACAGCAACTTTATTAATCCTATAAACAATGCAGTAAGCGGCAGCAACACTTCTGGAAATTCTTTTCAATTCCAGCATAGTTTCAACTATAATCATCAATTTAATAATAAAGGTGAATCCATTGATATAGATCATACTTTAAACTTAAGCCCTAATCGTAATGATAGTTATAGTATAGACGACCTTACATCCTACGTAGCAACCTTACCATCCTATTCATTACATCGCTTAGCACAATCAAAATCCCAAAGCACAAACGCTAATGTAAACCTGCGCTACCGATATCCTGTTATAAAAAAACTGATACTCCAGGTTGATGCGTCTACCGAGTACAGTAAGGAACTAAACAGGTTGCTTAATTTTAATTATAACCCGGTAACCGGTAACTATGATAGTCTATTAGTTGACCAAAGCAGCGACCTTACCCGTAAAAGATGGACCAATGTTGTTTCGCCGGGCATCACTTATGAGTTTGCCAAAAATGTGAGGATTGACGCGCATTTGGATCTTCAATCACAATTAATAAACAATGCTTTTGGACGCAATAGCGCCGATGTTGACCGCCATTACTTCTTCCTCTTACCAAGGATCAACCTTAATATTAATAATTTCTACGTTGCTTATTCTAAGTCGGCGCAGTTACCTAATATTGGCGATATGGTCCCTTATTCGGTGGTGTTTAGTCCGGTTTATTCAGTAACCGGAAATCCTGACCTGAAAGCGACGACACAAAACTACTTTAGCCTCGGCTATAATAAATACAATTTCGAATCTGGGATAAGTTATTCAGGTAACGCAAGGTTCTCATACGAACAAAATGGTGTTTTCAGGCAACGTACTGTAGATGCCGACCTGGTTGAAACAAGCACACCTATTAATAAAAGCGGCAGATACACATATGGTGCAAACTTTTATGTGAGTAAGCGTTTCAAAAAGAAAGCTGATTTGCAAGTTTCGGCCACTACTAATGCAGGCTTTAATTCAAGCCACAATTTCTTTGTGCTGAACCGTCAAAACGGTTACCAGGATAACTTTAACTTTAATATTTCGGAAAGTTTGATCATCAATTATAAGGATGTTGTGCAAATAGAACCCCGGTATACGGTTAGCGAAATTTACACTAAGTATACTGGTGTAGATTATCCAAGCCAAAATTACATCTCACATTATGGCAGTGCACATTTTAATTTCACCTTTCCATACAAATTAAATTTGGATGGAGATTATGCTTATAAGTATAACCCAATGGTTGCCCCGGGTTTTCAGAAAAATTCAAATCTTTTAAACCTAAGCCTTGCCAGGCAGTTGTTGAAGAAAGACCGGGGCGAGATCAGGCTATCCTGTTATGATATCTTCAATCAAAATATCAGTACAAGCCGGTCAATCAATGAAAACGTAATTACCGATACGCAGGCACAAATTATTAAAAGGTATTTCATGCTTACTTTACAGTACAAGTTTAACAAGTCGGTTACCAAGTAA
- a CDS encoding transketolase: MTNDINELKRIASQVRRDIVRMVHGCQSGHPGGSLGCTDYLVALYFSVMKHNPDFSMDGKGEDLFFLSNGHISPVFYSVLSHSGYFDKSELKTFRKLDSRLQGHPTTHEGLPGIRIASGSLGQGLSVAIGAALAKKLNGDDRIVYTLHGDGELQEGQIWEAAMFAPHNKVDNLIAAVDVNGQQIDGSTNQVLSLGNLHAKWEAFGWDVLESKGNDMEALLTTLAEAKQRTGKGKPVVILLHTEMGYGVDFMMGSHKWHGVAPNDAQLEQALAQLEETLGDY; this comes from the coding sequence ATGACAAACGATATCAATGAGTTAAAGCGGATAGCATCGCAGGTTAGGCGCGATATTGTCCGTATGGTACACGGCTGCCAGTCAGGGCACCCGGGCGGTTCTCTGGGTTGTACAGATTACCTTGTTGCTTTATACTTTTCTGTAATGAAGCACAATCCTGATTTTTCAATGGACGGCAAAGGAGAAGACCTTTTCTTCTTATCAAACGGCCACATTTCACCAGTATTTTACAGTGTGTTATCACATTCGGGATACTTTGACAAATCAGAGCTTAAAACCTTCCGTAAACTTGATTCAAGGTTACAGGGCCACCCAACTACCCACGAAGGTTTACCGGGCATACGCATAGCATCTGGCTCATTGGGTCAGGGTTTATCAGTGGCCATTGGCGCTGCTTTAGCTAAGAAATTAAACGGCGACGACCGTATTGTTTATACACTGCATGGCGACGGCGAACTGCAAGAGGGCCAGATATGGGAAGCTGCCATGTTTGCACCGCATAATAAAGTTGATAACCTGATTGCCGCAGTTGACGTTAACGGCCAGCAGATAGATGGCTCAACAAACCAGGTACTTTCTTTAGGTAACCTGCATGCAAAATGGGAAGCATTTGGTTGGGACGTTTTAGAAAGCAAGGGTAATGATATGGAAGCATTGCTTACCACCCTGGCAGAAGCAAAACAACGCACCGGCAAGGGCAAGCCTGTAGTAATTCTACTGCATACCGAAATGGGCTATGGCGTAGACTTTATGATGGGCAGCCATAAATGGCATGGCGTTGCACCAAACGACGCGCAGCTTGAACAGGCTTTAGCTCAACTGGAAGAAACTTTAGGCGACTATTAG
- a CDS encoding VOC family protein — MADYQIPAQTRIGHVHLKVSNLQKSLDFYCGLLGFELMVTYGDAAAFISAGGYHHHIGLNTWHSKNSAPAPERAPGLYHTAILYPERKDLAAIVKRLMDAGYPLTGASDHGVSEAIYLNDPDENGVELYWDRPREQWPTDEHGNLTMYTRQLNFQSLMAELA; from the coding sequence ATGGCAGATTATCAAATTCCAGCTCAAACACGCATAGGCCATGTACATTTAAAAGTTAGCAACCTGCAAAAATCACTTGACTTTTACTGTGGTTTATTAGGCTTTGAACTGATGGTTACTTATGGCGATGCCGCTGCATTTATTTCAGCAGGTGGTTATCATCATCATATTGGGCTAAATACCTGGCATAGCAAAAATTCTGCTCCTGCACCTGAGCGTGCACCGGGCTTATATCATACAGCTATTTTGTATCCCGAACGTAAGGATCTTGCGGCAATTGTTAAAAGACTAATGGATGCAGGTTACCCGCTTACAGGTGCCTCAGATCATGGTGTATCTGAAGCCATCTATTTAAATGACCCGGACGAAAACGGGGTTGAGCTTTATTGGGATCGCCCGCGTGAGCAATGGCCTACTGATGAGCATGGCAACCTTACCATGTACACCCGGCAATTAAACTTTCAAAGCCTTATGGCAGAACTGGCTTAA
- a CDS encoding fumarylacetoacetate hydrolase family protein, producing MKIIAIGRNYAEHAKELNNPVPTVPVIFMKPDTALLKDNKPFYLPEFSQDVHHEIELVLKISKEGKHIDEKFAAAYYDEVALGIDFTARDIQSKHKEKGLPWELAKAFDGSAPVSNFVPKSKFQDLYNLNFRLNVNGEARQIGNTKDLLFSFERIIAFVSQYITLKKGDLIYTGTPEGVAKVNIGDHLEGFLEDEQLLDFYVK from the coding sequence ATGAAGATTATTGCTATAGGCCGCAATTATGCGGAACACGCTAAAGAACTGAACAACCCTGTACCTACAGTGCCGGTGATTTTTATGAAACCCGATACCGCACTGCTTAAAGACAATAAACCTTTTTACCTGCCTGAGTTTTCGCAGGATGTACACCATGAGATTGAGCTTGTATTAAAGATCAGCAAAGAAGGCAAACACATTGATGAGAAATTTGCTGCCGCTTATTATGATGAAGTTGCTTTAGGCATAGATTTTACTGCACGCGATATCCAGTCAAAACACAAAGAGAAGGGCTTGCCCTGGGAACTGGCCAAAGCATTTGACGGCTCTGCCCCTGTAAGCAACTTTGTACCTAAATCTAAATTTCAGGACTTATACAATCTTAACTTCAGATTGAATGTAAACGGTGAAGCGCGTCAAATTGGCAATACCAAGGATCTGTTGTTTTCTTTTGAGCGCATTATTGCATTCGTATCTCAATATATCACGTTAAAAAAAGGCGACCTTATTTACACCGGAACACCAGAAGGTGTGGCCAAAGTTAACATTGGCGACCACCTTGAGGGATTTCTGGAAGATGAGCAGTTACTTGATTTTTACGTGAAATAA
- a CDS encoding transketolase family protein, with amino-acid sequence MKKYTYTDKKDTRSGFGAGLLEAGKRNDQVVALCADLIGSLKMQDFINAFPERFFQTGIAEANMMGMAAGLTIGGKIPFTGTFANFSTGRVYDQIRQSIAYSDKNVKICASHAGLTLGEDGATHQILEDIGLMKMLPGMTVINPCDYNQTKAATIAIAEYHGPVYLRFGRPVMPIFTDADQKFEIGKAWMVNEGTDVSIFATGHLVWEAIKAGEILADEGINAEIVNIHTIKPLDNEAVLASVAKTGCVVTAEEHNRLGGLGDSVAQLLATNVPAPQEYVAVNDSFGESGTPEQLMAKYGLDAAHIVSAAKRAIERKKTLYKEAFV; translated from the coding sequence ATGAAAAAATACACTTACACAGATAAAAAAGATACACGTTCTGGCTTTGGCGCTGGCTTATTAGAAGCCGGTAAACGCAATGACCAGGTAGTTGCTTTATGCGCCGACCTGATCGGCTCACTTAAAATGCAGGATTTTATCAATGCTTTTCCTGAACGCTTTTTTCAGACAGGCATTGCTGAGGCTAACATGATGGGTATGGCTGCGGGCTTAACCATCGGTGGTAAAATTCCGTTCACCGGAACTTTTGCCAACTTTTCAACCGGCCGTGTTTATGATCAGATCCGCCAGTCGATAGCCTACTCAGATAAAAACGTTAAGATCTGCGCATCACACGCCGGTTTAACTTTAGGCGAAGACGGTGCCACTCACCAGATATTAGAAGACATTGGCTTAATGAAAATGCTGCCCGGCATGACGGTGATTAACCCATGCGATTATAACCAGACCAAAGCCGCAACCATTGCTATTGCAGAATATCATGGCCCGGTTTACCTTCGGTTTGGCCGCCCTGTAATGCCTATCTTTACAGATGCCGACCAGAAATTCGAGATCGGTAAAGCATGGATGGTTAATGAGGGTACTGATGTGAGTATATTTGCAACCGGCCACTTGGTTTGGGAAGCAATTAAAGCTGGTGAAATACTGGCAGATGAAGGTATCAATGCAGAAATTGTAAACATCCATACGATTAAACCGTTAGATAACGAAGCCGTGCTGGCATCGGTAGCTAAAACAGGTTGCGTAGTAACCGCCGAAGAGCATAACCGCCTGGGCGGCCTTGGCGACAGCGTTGCGCAATTGCTGGCAACCAACGTACCTGCGCCGCAGGAGTATGTTGCAGTGAATGACAGCTTTGGCGAAAGCGGTACGCCAGAACAATTGATGGCAAAATATGGTTTAGATGCAGCGCATATTGTGTCTGCAGCTAAACGCGCTATTGAAAGAAAAAAAACTTTGTATAAAGAAGCTTTTGTATAA